A region of the Yarrowia lipolytica chromosome 1C, complete sequence genome:
TGTTGATCATGTGGCTGTCGCACTGTTATGGGGAAAACCCGAATTCCGTCACTTATAGTCAGTAGCCGTCGTTGAAGTGTGGGAATGGCTCTCTGTGGGTGGAATGTGTGATTTTTGTTGTGTAGGTACACTgtttgagctgcttgggTGCTGATTCCAAGCCCTTTCGTCGATTCAGCAACCAACAATATCTGTTACAGTGATTATCGTGATaacagcagcttgatggaGAGTACAATAGGCTGACAGCCCCCATGGCAGTTATAAGAGATAATGCATAGACCCACCAAACTACTGGCTCTATCATTGAGGTAGATGATGATAAGGGCGCTCTATGTTTCTAATGCCATCTCTTTTGAGATACTGCTGGTGTCTACGTTATCCCCTGGGTGACAGAAGGACAAGCAATAGGGAAGGCGCTATTCGTTGCCGGCGGTTTCGGGCCAAGAGTCAGAGTTGACTTGGCCGGGAGAATAGAGgggctacttgtacgagtaacAGTGGCAGTGGCACTACAGTGCTTGTAGTGACAAGGTTGACAGGCACGGCGTTTGGTGTTTAGCACGAGTCTGAAAGCGGAGTCCGAATGGGGGCGCAGGTACCGTTGGTATGGGTTGGTGTTGGGGAGAGATGGTCCAAAACAGACAACTTTCGCCGCTGTCCAAGCACGTGTGACCAGTTTGTTACCATAGTTAGCGGCTATAAAATCCCCACCTTTGGTTATTTACACACAAGCAAAGCCCCAGGATGTCCGATACCACGCTCAAGCATTCAAGCCCCAGCTAAAAAGCGTCCTCCCGTAGATGGGACAAGAAGGGCTAGCATATTTTTGACAGACACGTGTTCTGGTGTCCAAAAtgtggtacagtacagtaccgcAAGTGTCAGTCAGAGTGAGAATGGTGGTCATGCGCACAGCATATAGACCTTAGCAGATGCCTTGGAGGCGAAGTTCGAGGCGCATACGTGCTAAAAGTAAGGCGGTTAGAGACGCACAAGGCTGAGCAATCCACGCTTCGATTCACGATTGCTTTTGTATTATATGCCGCACATGTCTCTTATAGACCGGGTCATGATATTCACATGGAACTTCTGAGATTTTTTTCTTGGCCCAGCAATCTTTGGCGTTGAGGGGCAAAATAACGTTGGAGCTTAACAGAAGAGGTGAAATTAAAAAAGTAGACAGGAGGTCTCttggccaaaaaaaaaaaaaaaaaaaaaaaaaaaaggacaTGCCACAAAGCAAATCTAACACTCCTCAACCGTCGGACGAATATTTGAGATCAGAGAGGGGACATTGGGAAAAGCGGGTATGTAGGGGTAGTAAACTGCAGCAGGTCCGGCAGAGGGATATTCTCAAAGTTGCGCGCCGCCGTCCGGATCATCACCCTTCTAGAAAAACTCAGGGTCCAAAACTCCCAAGAACAACCTCCGAACCGATCCCAGAATAACATCCGACCCGGGAGTAGCAAGTGAAAATTGAGACATTTTATGGTGTAAAATGTCTGGAAAATTTGAAAATATAATATATAGAACCGCTCTTCCGATCTCTGAGTCAGCTTATATTTAAGGTGTattttttgtgtgtgtggtttgttgttgttttttggttATTTCCCATCGGTTCATCAAGAGGCCCTATCATTTGGCTCTCTTTCCCAAGCGAATAATCCGCTAGATGTAtgatacagtatgtacatgcgGAGGGATCCAAAATTAGATGATCCAGAATCAGTGGTCAGGAAGAGGTTCAATTGAATCGAAAATAATGCTTCTGGAATCTAAGAGTCAAGGCGAGCATAATGGTAATAATTTCGCCTTCATTCCATTAATATCCAGCCCGAAAGTCCAATCCAAGAATTAACGACAGCCGCACACGATGCACTGCCTTATCCTTATCGACCCCCTATTTGTAGTTGGTCAAGCCGTATTACTTTATGTTTAATGCTGGTAGAGTCATGCAATGCACTGCAATGCATGCAGATTTATAGGTAGCATCACGTGGTTGCACAATATGTTGAATTAGCAGGGATAATTGGGAGAAGAATAACTTTTTCAATATTGATTATATAGACAAAATATGCATATTTGTGAAATCCTTGTGTACAGACGAACATTATGATACTAACAATACCCTCATAATAACGATTTTCGAAAATTGATTTTAGAAAAAACTCTTGTGAGGAATTCCACCGCCGATAAATGTGGTTGGGAACTTTTAAATGCTATTTTGTTATAGGAAATTTGTGGCTATatgtttttgtttcttACCTCAGCGGTATTTTTACGTTGCCGTATGCCGAGCGATAGCCGTGTTTTGGATAATGACCCAGGACTCCACACAAGGATGAAATGGTTCTTCAGCACTATCTATCGAATGCTAGAGACTTGAATTTTGTAATGGTGCCTGTTTTTTTACTCCTCAGTCTCTGGATTTCCAGTTCGAGCCATTCTTCGTTCCAGTATTATGTCACGTGCATTCTTACATGATAACAAAGAACGGTCAAACCCCGAGTGTTACCCTACCTGTGAACTAAAATAGCTACAGCAGTACCCAAATTAACTTGTATGAATGTTAGTACAATGCATCACGTGTCTTATTTGGGAGAAGTAAGGAGGAAAATGGTACTCCTACTATTGTGATTCGGAGTTCAGACTTTTTCAGGTTTTTTACGCTCTTTTTTACCCCGCCTTGCACCTTGCACCTTGCACCGCACCGTTACTCAAACACcttaaaaaaaagagggaCAGCACTAGGTTTCGATTTAAGCTTCCAAACAAACTTCGTGGTGGAACTGTGAGGTAACTTTATTACCGCCACTTTATCTCATGCAGGCTgtgacacaaaaccacTAACctcttgtactgtaggtagatggagagggagagagcCCtggaatatatatatatctctgTGTCCCCACGTCGAAGTCAAAAAGTCACTGACACCAAACACTACAAACTacatcacacacacaatcacatgacaCAGACATACACTATTACAGCACCTCTACACGGCTCCGAATACCAGACTATCAAAGTACACCCCAAAGACCACAATGAAAAGCTCTCCACAAAGTACCACTTTGAGACCCCTTACCGAGCCGTTCTCGCCTGGGAGTCTGTTTTTCTGCATGCCAACTACCGTGGACGCCATGAGGTGTGGCGCACCATCCTAAACAACGACGACCTCTACTTTACTGGTCCCATTCTAGACGTGGGCAGTGGATCCGGTGTGTCGCTTATGAAGCTttgcaagaagaagcgagagGTACAGAAGGCTTCCAACTATCACATTGACGGAATCACGGCTGTGGACAACTatgacaagaagaagggccagCTCAAAAAGATCATTAACAACATCAAGGCAAAGGAGTACACCGACCTCGTGACCCTCACTTCTGCTGAGCTCACCAACTTGCCCTACTCCACGGACACATTTTCGCTGGTTACATCTCCCTGGGCTCTACGGTCATACGATCGGGACACTCAGAAGGAAATTCTGCGAGAGATGGCTCGTGTTTGCAAGCCTGGAGGTTATATCATAATCACTGATCTGCGACCTTCCGGATCCGGGCCTTACGATGAGTGGATTAAGGAAATGGGATGGCACGACGTTCGAAAAATCTCTGCTGGCCCCAACGGCTGGTTCGGATGCTGGACTACCGACATTTACGAGTTCCAAAAGCCCGCTACAGACACCTACAGACACAGCTCAGAGTCTctgaccgaggaggactcGGTGGTCATTGAGCTTCACAAGGTGAACCTGGGGTAAAAAGACATACTAACATATAAAAATAACTAACACAACTGAATCAATGAGTCATTAATGCCAAACCGTTAATTGTAGCTGCCTTTTTGTGTAGATTTTGTCTCGTCCATTCTTCTCACATGCAAGGGACGTGCGCATATTGCAAcacaatacttgtactgtacatgtaccggtacagtacattgGTCATGTATGCTTCCAAGTATCGTGCAGCAACCTCGTAATAGCTGAGCACATTGGTTCTATGAATTACTCTGTACGTGGTTCACTCGTCAATGGCTGAAAAGTAGGAGATATTTCTCTTGCGTGTGTTGCCAAGTTGTTAGAGTTAGgcaaacaaaaaaaataaaaaaggTATACTGTACCCCGCGTTCTTGTAGCTCCATATTTTATAACAGGGGTTGCAGCGATATTGCCAATAGGGTGTGTGCTACAACATTGTAGTGTTGGCTACTtttacagtacagtaactcTGAGAAAATGTCACGTAGTTTCCCCATTTATTTTGCCACGTCACAGAATGCCAGCAATTCATTTTTCCTCGTCTTGgtactactacaagtacagtagtacaagtagattACATCCCGTCTCTTTGTAATATCTTTCAAGAACGCAGCTtcattttcttttttgggTATTTCCTATTACGGCTGTTAAACGCGGATTTATTAGGTGCGGGTTTTCCTCAAGAACGGAATAAGTAATAAACCAAAATATGTACCGCGTTTTTTTGTCATAATTGGCGACCTCCCAACCCCaactggatctggagagaTTTGGGAAGATTGTCGAGACAATTGAGAAACACAAATTCCTCCATGTATTGCCAACCTCTCATCATTTATTCGCGTAATCTAGCCTCATACGTCAGGTACTgcacgtacagtacaatactcgCACTTGTGAAGTTGTATctcggtacagtacatgtaccTCAACTTGCCCCATACTTTTGacatcaacagcaacacaTCATTTCTAAAGGAGATTAGAGTCTACCAGGGGGAAGCTTGATTtgtcttgttcttctcctcgtgAGAGCCGCCCCCGGCCCGtgtgagtcacgtgactattCTCACCCGTatagatcacgtgattcctGGGGCTTTGTTTTTCCCCGGTGGTAATTCTCGGTGTTTCTTCCAGACTATCCCAGTGCACAGTCCAGtgtacggtatgtactgtacttgtagtgcaATGAGCCAAGACCTACAAGTGCAATAGGCTGCGAATGGTAGGGCTTCTTTTATCACCTATCAATGTGATTTTGTTCGTACGTACTGCACGTAACATTGTACGGAGTCCTTCATACAGATACGGCTGACTAATTCGGGGATCATTCCGGAATTCAGAGAGcgtctccttgatggctGTGTCTATGATAATATCCAAGGCATAAGAACTGGTAAATGGTGGACTCCTCTGTCTACCCTTGGAAGACTGAGCTAGTAGATGTGCATATTTTAGGTGATATAGGAGTTCATCATGTTTCACCAAAAGGTATCGGGCATACACCGGAGTGAGCGCTCTTGAGTCCGGCTACTTTCGAATGTGTAAGAAAATCCTGTATTTGATAGGCCAAATATCTTGAGGATGAGGTATAAGTGTGTCTGCTCTATCCAATATTACCGTGGATGCGAATCTTGGATAGTATTGCAGCGACAGCGCCGGTAAGGCTGCCAGTAGATCTAGGAACAATGATGCAATGTGTGACGAGTACCAGGAGTACTATTTCATCTACAGTACGTCCGTACAACTTTTCATAGAGACAGAATGCCATGACCTGGTCAATGTCCTGCTGACCGTAACGTACAGTTGTTCCACGACCCCCGATGGACTGTTGATGGGGGGGAATGACTCAACGACAAGCCAAGTGTATGTGTGCGTGGGTCCAATATGGACCCACTTCTTTGTACGGTACATTGAGTCTCCCATGAACAGCCATATTCTTTCATCATGGCATCCCAGATCCCTCGCTGTCTTCAAAAGTTCCGTCTCGAACTGTGCAAAAGGAAGGTTTCGTATCGTTAAATAATCTAGCAGCATTGGAAAAGGGCCCGGGAGCTTAATAATAACGTCTTTCTCCGCAATAGGGCCACAACAGGAGCATTTTGATATGAAATATTGAATGAATCTGAATTTTTCCGTATGAAAAAGACTTCAACCCAGCGTCCCGGATCCAAAAACTCACATGTGAGAGAAGACACCCCAGGTTGTTCATATAGACACTACCGCACCGCATTATTGTGAGgcactactgtatgttggagatgagatggagatgggcGCTCGGGCGCAACTGTCGGTGTCCTGACATCTTGTTTGCGCACTCACAGTGCGTGTCAACATTGGTGGACATCGCGAGTTCTCTGCACGCAAGACAGTCTACATTTTCTCATTTTGTTCTTCAAACCCGCAGTAGGACTACTGTCATTATTTACCAAGATACAGCAAGAGGAATACTGTGACTGCACcattactgtatgtacagtaaccTGTTTCTATGAGTTCTAAATCGAttactatatacatatCCAGACTATTTACACGAGACAGCTACTTTTCGGCCACCTCAACTTGTCTCTCCATCAGATCAATATCTACAATCTTGCCAATCTTAAGCATATCACCCAACTCGACATCTGGGTTGGTTAGATGGTAGTCGGCAATCATACCTAGCTCCATCACCATTACACGCACCATTTCCTGCCTTCTAGGCTCCAACACCAGTCCAGTCCAGTTGATTGGATAGAGCTCTCCAGATTTCAGTCGCTTGAGGAGCCACTCCTTCAATCGGTATGACTCCATGTCTTCCTGTCCCTTCTTCACTGTTCGCTGACGAGCAAACACGTGAGGAATGATCTTCTGGACATCAGAGTGAGAGAAAGGAGGGTTTTGGCCCTGCAAGTGTGCATGCAGCTGGAAATGGTTGAGCAGATCACCATAACGTCGAAGAGGACTGGTGGACTGTGCATACATCGGGATAGCCAGAGAAAAATGAGGCTTGGGGTCGGCTGAAATGTATGCCATCTCAATGGTAGACCACATGGAAACTCCCTCTCGGAAAGGAATCACACCTGTAACAGGGTCACGCGACTCAAGCGTgcccttgttctcctcTTCCATATTCTGGTACCGGTACATTAGGGGGATCTTGTGTTTGGCACCGAACGAAGCAACCAGAGAATTAGCGAGGATCATGAGCTCCGAGACAAGAAGAGTTGCTTCGGGGTTGCGTTCCGACACATGATCAAGTTGTCCTGTCTCTGTATTAAGCCGAACCTTGGGCACATCTAGGTTGACAGCTCCAGATTCAATTCGATGCTTACGAAGTCTAGACGAAAGTGCATGCAAGTCCTTGATATCAGACTTGTGCTCAGACTCCTGTGAGCCGTTCAAGACACTCTCTACATGCTCATAAGTCAAccccactcctccatcgACCTTTGTAAGTCTGATCTCCACACTGTTCATGTCAATTGGATCCTTTGCAGCGGCTTTGTCGTTGAGCTTTGCAGAGATCACCAAGGATCTAACTGCTCCTTTCTGTAACAATCCAAACTCCTGCACGACCTGAGGTAACATTCCTACAACACCTGAAGGGTAGTAGGCGGTGGTAACTCGGCTTTGGGCAGCATGGGCCACATCACTGGAGACTCCGAAATATGAGGCGGGGTCTGCCACAAGAACGTGTACGTACTTGGACCCGTCAGATCGGGACTCCAGAGCAACACCATCATCGATCTCGTGAGCATCTGGACCGTCAATACAATAAAAGTGTGAGAATGgtcgcttcttctccccAACCCAGTCTTCACGAGCCTTTTCAGAAAGATCTTCGGTAAAGTCAGAGCTAGTGAGCCTGTCGTACATGGTCTGAATCTCGTCCTGTTGCTCAGAGGAGCCCTGGTAAGGGATCTGCAGCTTGAACGCTTTCTTCCAGGGGTTGATGTCATCAGGAATGTACCCGAGTCGACGCAGGAACTCCATGCATAATGTCTGGGTAATAATTACCTGACCATAATCCTCCAGCTTGCGCATAAATACACCCACGTTGGCTTTTGCAGCCATATCGTTGTGTGAAACCTCGCTAAGGGCGAAACGCTTAACGAGCAACAATATTGCCCGCTCTTGAGGAGTGAGGAGCAACGAGTCAAGTGTTACAGTACCAGCAAGCACATCTTCAAACCGGCTGATAATCTTGTCTAGAGTTAatcctccttctctgaTAGTGTTGATGGCGGTTTCCGATGCTGCGACATCCAGGGCGTTGATGTAGAGTAACTGAATAGCAGAGTCCTGACCAGGACCAATTACCCACCGAGCAGGAATGCTTCGAACTGCGAGGTATGTGGCGTAATACATCATCGCTGGAGTCAGAGGCGAGTCGTGTAGAGCGACGTGTGGAGACATTCTTTCCACCAGGTCATTGAGAGTGATGACTCTTTGGGAAATGACTGTCTTCTGAAGAATATCCAACACTCTCGTCTTCGCAAGATTGGCTCTTCGCAAGAACTCTGTCATTTCTTGCACCAAAGCAGGTCTGATGCCGACGTGGGTCATTTGTGTATCATCAACAGTGATTGAAAATTGCTCCATAATAGCCGGGTTGGTGAACGGCATCTTAAATGCCACGCCGCCTTCGATGTGTCGACATTCTCCACTAATCATAATCACGTTGAATCCTCCAGATGATAAGACCTCGCCAATGATACCAATCTCGGAAAGATTCTTCTTGATAGACACGTCAATAAGATCGCCAACTCTCGGAGGGCGGTTGATGTCTTCAATGGTGGGTGAGGACTTGACAAATGTGTGATCTCGAGAAACGAGATTCTTCTCTCGGGTCCATCCTTCAGGAACCCTCCGGTACGGCTTGATagcctcctcagcctcgtAAGTGGTGATAGCCATGCCCACCCATTGAGCCTGGTATGACGGTAGTGCGAGTTCATCTCGGATTTTTCGAAAGTTTTCGCCAGGGTCCTGCTGATTTGCTAGGGCCATCAATCCTTCCTCCAGATCTCGTTCCTTCTGGCTGATACTAACCACTGAGCTGAGACTCGACGCCTTATGTTTTCGTTTGGGTAGAGGCACGTAATTTGTGTCAAACGCAAGTTTCCAGGCGTACTCTAGCCCGGCACGTTTTTCAGCAAGTAGAGGGTCTTCGATCCGCATTTCTAGGTACATCTTCAACCGATCAACGTAGCTGGCCTGTCTGAAGAGACCATCCTTGGTGGCAGGATATTGTTCTCTCAAAAGTGGTTCGGTTTTCCGGGGTTTAAAAGGCTTTGAGCGCTTCGACTTGCCCGCTTGTCGCAATATGGCTCTCGTGGAGCGCATTTTATTGTGTGTCTTTCGGTCGAGATCGGGTCTGATATGCCTGACCCAGATAAAAATATAATCAAGGTTTGTCATGCATGGATGGATGCATCGGGTTGATTATGTAAGCTTTCCCGAGGGAATGAATAGTAGTTCAGAATGAGATAAAAGTAAGCGTAAATGCCCCCCAGACAAAGAAGATACATAATGTTTTGTAATAAAGAATCTTTATATTCACTCACACTATTCCTGGGTTTTTCCAGAGTactcattttttttttctcgaTTTAAAAGCGACTTTTGAAGATTTGATTTGAATAAAATTTAGAGTGGCAAATTCCAGGTTTTGCAGAAGCTGCAGGTGACGGTGCCACTGGATCCAATTTGACGCCAGCAAGACAAAACAAGGACTATGTGGCCGATTTTTGAACTTTTAGACCCAAAAGCGAGCACATATAAcgctgttgttgttgcttAACTTCGCTCTCTGGTCACATGAGGTACGAGACCTTGGTCAATATGTCAGGTAGGGAGCGGATTAGGGTTCTTTAGCTGCTTATTAACGAGTTAGAGGACCTGCAATGAGGGATTATGTACCTTGGTAGTTACTGGATAGGGGGTTTTTCCGACGCTCGCAGCTCGACAGATACGAATTGAGGTGGGCAGTCTAGCTCCATTGCCTCCGCTCATAATCTGTTTCGGGTGAACCTTCCCAAACCTAAGATTCGTTTTCGCCATGAAAGCTAAAGTAGTAGTCCATGTGCCTTGGACAACTGAAAAAGCACAGCTACACACCGGTACGATGGAAAAGGCCATTTATTCCAAGGATGGCAAGCGGGTGATCAACCTCAAGTCCCGCGAGACGTTCAAGACGGAAAACGTGAGTTTCGAGTGGGGTGCGGACGACTCCAAGCCCAAAtcgaaaaagaagaagaagaggaagtCAAAGGGTCAGCAGGTGATTATCGACAGCATCGATCTGGATGAACGCAGCATTGTTCACGGAGTCATGGAAGCCAAGATGAAGGCTGAAAAGTTGGCGCGTCTGAAGAAGTCGGTCAATGATACCTTTCCACCGTCTCCGGCTTCAGGGCTTTCGCCTAGCATGGAACGACAGACTATCAAGTATTTCTGGCTCTCTCTGACGTCCGAGCAGCGACGGGAATTGGTTCAGGTGGAAAAAGAGGCGGTGTTGAACAAGATGAAACGCCAACAGAAGAACACGTGTGAATGCGACATTTGTGGACGGAAGCGCGTGGCCATTGAACAGGAGCTGGAAACATTGTATGCCGACTActacaaggagctggacgcTCTggccgagtccaaggacCTACCATTGTTGCCACTACCTAGCATGGGTTTTTTCCAGGCTGACGATGTGTTGCGAGGAGGGCATCAGGACGGCAACACCACGGAGGAGCTTAGTGAGGCTACCAACCGACTCTCGATAGCACCAGCGACAACTGCAACAACTCGACCTTTGCCACAGAATCTGGGCAAGGAAATTGACGAGGAAGGCGATactgaggaggacgaaCCCTATGGGTTTGAGGAGGGCGAAGATGTGCAGAGCCTTGATGTTTCATCTGTGGCTGACGATCTGCTGACCAATGACGGCAAGAAGTTCATTGAAATGATGGAGCGTTTGGCAGAGAAACGGGCGGGTCGCATTGAGGAAATTAGGGATGGAGAGGATGAGGAACccgtggtggtggaagacgacaatgacgaTGAAGAGTACGAAAATGACTCGGACTACTCGGACTACTCCTCGGAGTATTCCCAGACTGGGGAGTCTCTTACTGCTGACCAGCGCATGGAGGAGGGACGTCGCATGTTCCAGATATTTGCCGCTCGTATGTTTGAGCAGCGGGTTTTGCATGCCTACAAGCAGAGCGTGGCTGCACAGGTCAAGGCTGAGCTgcagcagatggaggaggagaagaaaacaTTAGACcttgagaaggaggcccGTGATCAGCAGCGACGAGAGCGTaaaaaggagaaaaagcGCGCTCAGAAGGctatcaaggaggaggaaaaaagaaaggCTGCCGCTGAGCGAGAAGAGCGTGAGAAACGTGAAGCTGAAGAGGCTGAACGACTGCGTTTGGAGGCCGAGCGAAAGCAGCAGGAAAAGGAAAGGGAAAAGGCCGCTCGAAAGGCCGCTTCCGAGGCTAAGCAGAAGGCCCGTCAAGAAGAGCAGGCACGACTTGCCCGTgaaaaggaggaaaaaCGACTCGCTCGAATCAGAGAGATGGAAGAACGCATGAGATTGgccaaggaaaaggaggagagggagaaggaggaactTAGAGCGCGTCAGcaacaggaggaggatgagaggagggagaaggagaggttggaggaagagagaaTCGAAAACGAGAGATTAGAGGCCGAGAGAATCGAAAACGAGAGGCTTGAAAAGGAgcgagagcagcagagattggaggaggaaaaagaacGACAGAgaatcaaggaggagcgagaAAAGCAGAAATTGGAAGAAGAGCGTGAAAAGCGTGCATCCATGTCAATTCCTCTTTCCAAACCTCTTCCCGGAAAGACTCAAATCCCTGCAAGCCAGCCGGGTACTTCTCTTGGAGGTCTTCAACAGCCTGTGCCACAGGCGGCTCCTGTGGCCCCTGTAGCAATGATGCCGCagtctccatctcctcaacTTCCTCCTGGTCTCACTCAACACGTGGCCCAATCACAGATTCTGCTGGACAGACTCACTCCTGACCCCACAAGCAGAATGACTCCCGAACGGCATACCCCTAGCCCCGGAAGTACCACTAGTAACGCTAAAACGCTGTTGGACTCGCTTTTGCGACCTGCACAAGGCCCAAGCACACCGCCTCCAGGCCCAGGTACCCCCAGATCATCCATCAGCCATGTTGCGCCTGTTGGTGCTATCGGTACCATTGGAAGCCCCGGTCAGGTTAACCAGCAGCCCCTTCATGTTCATCCTGGACATATGAACCACCTATCCCAGGGTCCTGTGACTCCAGGTCAAGTGAACCTCCCAGTGGGTAACATTGGACACGTCGGAAACGTGGGCACTGTGGGAAGTATCGGTCTGGTGAATCCACCCGAACAACCCATTAGTCAGCCCATTTCTCCACCCTCAACCACTCTTCCAATCTCTCAGCACCGATTTGATCCCTGGAATTCTTCTTACTCCGGTATCGCGTCGTCGAGCACCCCTGGAAACCGACTATGGGGTTCTTCTGGAGAGGTCCCTGGAAACGTGATTCGTCAAGCTGCGTTGGACGCCTATGAGGAGCTGCACAAAAACGGGTCCATTGATTGTAACGGATTTGTAAACTCTCGAGCTCTTCAGAATACAGCCCAAAAATACTCGTCTACAGGTCAGGGATTCGGTGTCAGTGAGCTATTCAAGGCCTGTCAAGGGAGTTTCGATATTGTTGGAGGCTTGATGAAACCCAGAGGAGGATTGTAAGGCATGGATGGCATATTTGAGCTGTTCCTGTTCTTTCAGAAGTTTACTGTAAATATTTAACGAATTATGTCACCAAAAGCCTGTGAAGTAGCtatcatacttgtacagtatgtagtatAATGACCCTGTGTAGGCATGGATTACAGTGGAGGCGCAGCAACAGCGAGTTGCAGTCTTCCATCTGTATCTCATGAATTATATTATGGTATCACGTAGAGCTATTCACAGGGTACCGATCTTGTCTCTCCTCTGTCGTGTTTtcgtactcatactcgtactcgctACCTGATTATGTCTTGGTGTTGTGCATATTAAATGCAACTCGTGGTCCTGTGTGGTGTTGCGTATTTTGAAGTTTTGCTGGACGGAAATTGGTACAACTTGTTCATACCTTGACGAGCACTCGTATGGAGTACAACTTCGGTGAGTAACATCCGTTCATCGTCTCGACAGACGGCAGAATTGGGCAAGTGAGCTGTAAAGACCGGAATAGAGACACCATGTGACCGGTTCCCCCTCCCGTACGGTGACTCGACTACCGGGCCTCTGTCTTACGACGTACGTCCTTATCGCTTGTTGTTGCTCTAAACGGCATTGACATGAGACGATACAGGTCTTACTTGTACGACGTAAGGAAGATTTCCCGGCCAAGTGACCCGACATTTTCGAACGCACAATGCTCTTAGATTGTGCAGGCAGACATCCAGAGCAGATCTGGCCATACAGGCAGACAAAGAAACATTGGCAATTGGCAGCATTGCAGGGATTTCCATGCAGCGATGCATGGACTTCTCGGTCATGTTCGACTGTTACTTGTGGTCATATCTTGGGCCTAGAATGACAAGCCCCATCGGCGCGCTCTGGCATGTTGAGAAGCTGACGATGTTTCAAGTTATACGAGTGCGCCGTCGTACACACACTTGTCATGTCGCCTGATATACTTGCTCCCGAATGCAAGGTGATGGCTTGGTGattgc
Encoded here:
- a CDS encoding uncharacterized protein (Compare to YALI0C15026g, some similarities with uniprot|Q54300 Streptomyces hygroscopicus Methyltransferase) — protein: MERERALEYIYISVSPRRSQKVTDTKHYKLHHTHNHMTQTYTITAPLHGSEYQTIKVHPKDHNEKLSTKYHFETPYRAVLAWESVFLHANYRGRHEVWRTILNNDDLYFTGPILDVGSGSGVSLMKLCKKKREVQKASNYHIDGITAVDNYDKKKGQLKKIINNIKAKEYTDLVTLTSAELTNLPYSTDTFSLVTSPWALRSYDRDTQKEILREMARVCKPGGYIIITDLRPSGSGPYDEWIKEMGWHDVRKISAGPNGWFGCWTTDIYEFQKPATDTYRHSSESLTEEDSVVIELHKVNLG
- a CDS encoding uncharacterized protein (Compare to YALI0C15048g, similar to Saccharomyces cerevisiae DSS1 (YMR287C); ancestral locus Anc_8.853, weakly similar to uniprot|P39112 Saccharomyces cerevisiae YMR287C DSS1 3'-5' exoribonuclease, component of the mitochondrial degradosome along with the ATP- dependent RNA helicase Suv3p); amino-acid sequence: MTNLDYIFIWVRHIRPDLDRKTHNKMRSTRAILRQAGKSKRSKPFKPRKTEPLLREQYPATKDGLFRQASYVDRLKMYLEMRIEDPLLAEKRAGLEYAWKLAFDTNYVPLPKRKHKASSLSSVVSISQKERDLEEGLMALANQQDPGENFRKIRDELALPSYQAQWVGMAITTYEAEEAIKPYRRVPEGWTREKNLVSRDHTFVKSSPTIEDINRPPRVGDLIDVSIKKNLSEIGIIGEVLSSGGFNVIMISGECRHIEGGVAFKMPFTNPAIMEQFSITVDDTQMTHVGIRPALVQEMTEFLRRANLAKTRVLDILQKTVISQRVITLNDLVERMSPHVALHDSPLTPAMMYYATYLAVRSIPARWVIGPGQDSAIQLLYINALDVAASETAINTIREGGLTLDKIISRFEDVLAGTVTLDSLLLTPQERAILLLVKRFALSEVSHNDMAAKANVGVFMRKLEDYGQVIITQTLCMEFLRRLGYIPDDINPWKKAFKLQIPYQGSSEQQDEIQTMYDRLTSSDFTEDLSEKAREDWVGEKKRPFSHFYCIDGPDAHEIDDGVALESRSDGSKYVHVLVADPASYFGVSSDVAHAAQSRVTTAYYPSGVVGMLPQVVQEFGLLQKGAVRSLVISAKLNDKAAAKDPIDMNSVEIRLTKVDGGVGLTYEHVESVLNGSQESEHKSDIKDLHALSSRLRKHRIESGAVNLDVPKVRLNTETGQLDHVSERNPEATLLVSELMILANSLVASFGAKHKIPLMYRYQNMEEENKGTLESRDPVTGVIPFREGVSMWSTIEMAYISADPKPHFSLAIPMYAQSTSPLRRYGDLLNHFQLHAHLQGQNPPFSHSDVQKIIPHVFARQRTVKKGQEDMESYRLKEWLLKRLKSGELYPINWTGLVLEPRRQEMVRVMVMELGMIADYHLTNPDVELGDMLKIGKIVDIDLMERQVEVAEK